From the genome of Nocardia mangyaensis:
GGAGGTGGCGAGCTTGAGGCGCTGGTCGATCTGGCCCTTGTCTCGGTAGTTCTGCGGCAGGTGCGCCAGACGCTGGCGGAGGTCGCGGGGTGGGACCAGTTCGGCGATGCCGTGATTGGCGTGGACGGTCCAGCCGACGCCGCCGTTGTCCGGGGCGGCGTGGGGGACGTCGTTGAAGGCTGCGCGCAGGGCCTCGTCCAGGTAGTCGACGTCGGTGGGGTAGAGGCTCTGGCGGGGGAGTTCGGGGAGAGCGGGGGTGAAGTCCTGGTCGAGCTGGGCGAAGAAGGAGTCGAAATCGTCGCCCTCGAGAACGTCCTCGACGGTCTTGACCTGGTCATCGAGGCTGGCCTTGCGGGCCAGCACGTCGCGGATCGCCGATTCCTCTTCGCCGACACTGTGTTTGCCCATCAGGGACGCGACGTCGCCAAGGGTCGTGTGCGCCTGGTTCTCGCGTTCGAGCAGGCGCGACAGCACACGCAGGTCACCCGAGAACTCGGGGTCCGACGGCGCCAGGATCAGCGAGGAGATGACCGGGGGAAACTTCTGGCCATAGCGGTCGATGCGGCCGTTGCGCTGTTCGATGCGGATCAGCGACCACGGAATGTCGTAGTGGATCAGGTGGTGGCACTGGGCATGCAGGTTCACGCCCTCGGAGGCGACGTCACCGGTGACCAGCACCCGGATGGGGGAGGTCTCGAGCTTGAAGCTCTCGACGATTTCCTGCTGCTCCACATCCGACAGGCCGCCGTGGAGCATGGCGATGTTCTCGGGCTTCAGCCCGAGGGCAGCGGGCAGGAGGTCGTGCAGCCATGTCAACGTCGCGACGCGTTCAGCGAAGACGACGGCACGTGTCGATGACTTGGGGCCGACGCCGATGTCGCGCAGGCGGGCGATGAGGGCGGCCTGCTTGCCCGCGGACTCGGTGAAGGACTTGTCGTTGAGGTCGGACAGATTGGTCAGCGCGGCCAGCTCGGTGTGCTGCTCGGGGGTGTGCGGACCGCCTTTTTCGCACAACTTGGCGCGTCGCTGATTGATCGATTCACGCAAGGCCGCAGGGGAGGACAGGAATGCCTTGGCAAGGGTCCAGGGGAACAGGCCTTTTGTTTCGCCGGAGTACGGTGAGCCGCCGGATTCAGGGTGCAACCAGACTTGCGAGAGTTCGCGCGCGACATCGTCTTCGGGGCCGGATGCCTTGACCAGCCGGTGCACGGGCTCGGCGCGTTCGGCCCAGTCGCTGCCGACCTCCGCGGCGACCTCGTCATGGTGACGGTGCCTGCGGATCAGCAGGGACTGCACATCGTCCTTCGTGAACGAACCATCCGCGGCGACGGCGGTGGGATCGAGCAGACGCAGCAGCTCGGCGAACGATTCCTCCCGGCCGTTGTGCGGGGTGGCCGACGCCAGGATCAGGGCCTCGGTATTGGGAGCCAGGACGCGGGCGAGTTCGTTGTTCTGGGTGCCGACGTTGGTGAGGTTGTGGGACTCGTCGATCACCACCGCATCCCAGTGCTGACGCTCCAGGTGGGCCTTGTAGCGGGGGCTCTTGAGGGTGTCGATCGAGATGATCGCGCGCTTGTAGTACGTGAACGGGTTACGGGTTGCGGGCAGCTTCTGGCGGACCTTCTGGATGCCGGCCGAGTCCAGGCGCACGAACGGCAGCGCGAAGCGGCACCACAGTTCGTGCTGCATCTGCTCGAGGACGTGCTTGGGGGTGACGATCAGGATGCGCTCGCCCCGTCCGCGGCGGACCAGTTCGGACAGGATCATGCCGATCTCTAGGGTCTTGCCGAGACCTACCGCGTCGGCCAGCAGAATGCGTGGCCGGATATGTTGGGGATCAAGGGCTTTCGCTACCGCAGCGCGCTGGTAGCCGAGGGAGTCGGCGAGCATACGGGTGGAAACGGTGAGCGTCTGGTCGCCGTACGGGAACGGGGTCTTGCGCAGGAGTGCTTCGAGCCAGAGCCGGGAATCGCGGTAGCCGGACGAACCGTCCGGGACCACCTGGGCGCGGGCGGGGTCGAGGACCTCGATGTCGTCGAGACTGTTGTAGAACGTCGCTGTGGTGTCGGCGACCAGCTCCGACAGACCCCGAACACGCAGGAGCCAGCCGTCGGAACCCTGTTCCGCCGAGGTCACGAGCCATTCCTCGTCGCGGACCACGACAATCGAGCCGGGGGCGACATTGAGCTCGCGGGGCTCGACGGCTTGGGGCATCAGCTGCACTCCTGGTGGGTCGACGCAGAGGTGATCCGAATGTAGTGCCGAACGGCATTCATTCGGAATTCCGCATGTTTAGAACGGCGGGCATGGCAGTGTGGAGATCGGCGAACAGGCCTCGGGTGTTGCATGCCCTGACGCGTTCCCGAAGCATAGGGCGACGTGAAAACAATGTCAATCGATATCGGTTGTGCTGGGCGAAACCAGGGTTGGGTGCGCTACCGTGGTCGCCTGGACAGGTGGGGGTGCGGGAAGTGGCAGACGCAGCGGGGGCACGGACCGAGCTGACAGCTCCTGATGGGCCGCGCCGGGAGGTTCCTGCGTACGGCGAATTACGCGAGATCACCTCGGCCTTTCGCACACCGGATCTGCCGGAACTGGAGCCGGGTGAGAGCCCGTGGCCGACCGTGACGCTCGGTGAACTGGTCGACGCCGGCGCCCTCGCCATGCTGGAATCGCCGCCGACCCTCATGTCAACGGACGCGGGGTCGGACATGTTGACCGCCAAGGATATTCGGCTCGGGCGCGCGTCGTCGAAGATCGGTGACCCGCGGACGCCTGGGGCCGTGACGGCGCAACAGGGGGACGTTGTGGTCGCGGTGGGTGTACCGACCATGGCCCGCGTCTGCGCTGCGGAGGTGTTGGTCGCGCCTGGAGTGATGGTGCTGCGCGGCAACCCGACGGTGATCGATGCGGTCTTCCTCTCGGGTGTCATCCGGGCTGCGGGTGAGTCGGCTGCGGGCAAGCAGGTCGACCTGTTCGCGGTGAATTTTCCGCGGTTGCCGCTCGGCGGTCAGCGAGATGCCGGCGCGGCGATCGGGCGACTGATGGACATCGAAAGTGCTTGGCGTGCTCAGCGCCTCGTGGTGGAGCGCTTGGTCGGTGCCGGTCTTGCCGGACTTGCCACAGGCACTTTGCGCGCCCAGCCCGGGGCAGGAGATGTGGGGGAATGAGATGACTCCACGGATCGTGGCGCAGCGCTACGAGCTGATCGAGGTCATCGGGCGTGGTGGCATGGGGC
Proteins encoded in this window:
- a CDS encoding helicase-related protein, coding for MPQAVEPRELNVAPGSIVVVRDEEWLVTSAEQGSDGWLLRVRGLSELVADTTATFYNSLDDIEVLDPARAQVVPDGSSGYRDSRLWLEALLRKTPFPYGDQTLTVSTRMLADSLGYQRAAVAKALDPQHIRPRILLADAVGLGKTLEIGMILSELVRRGRGERILIVTPKHVLEQMQHELWCRFALPFVRLDSAGIQKVRQKLPATRNPFTYYKRAIISIDTLKSPRYKAHLERQHWDAVVIDESHNLTNVGTQNNELARVLAPNTEALILASATPHNGREESFAELLRLLDPTAVAADGSFTKDDVQSLLIRRHRHHDEVAAEVGSDWAERAEPVHRLVKASGPEDDVARELSQVWLHPESGGSPYSGETKGLFPWTLAKAFLSSPAALRESINQRRAKLCEKGGPHTPEQHTELAALTNLSDLNDKSFTESAGKQAALIARLRDIGVGPKSSTRAVVFAERVATLTWLHDLLPAALGLKPENIAMLHGGLSDVEQQEIVESFKLETSPIRVLVTGDVASEGVNLHAQCHHLIHYDIPWSLIRIEQRNGRIDRYGQKFPPVISSLILAPSDPEFSGDLRVLSRLLERENQAHTTLGDVASLMGKHSVGEEESAIRDVLARKASLDDQVKTVEDVLEGDDFDSFFAQLDQDFTPALPELPRQSLYPTDVDYLDEALRAAFNDVPHAAPDNGGVGWTVHANHGIAELVPPRDLRQRLAHLPQNYRDKGQIDQRLKLATSRQVGDAQLRAARQGKGINGTTWPEAHYLGPLHPVLDWASDRALSALGRNQIFAIRGEVDAITVVLMGTLMNRRGQLVSRVFSTVEFPDPDRPTFAIPSPLESLDFLLTETGLKPNTANPGPIPDPDRFQQLIPVAVDQATKSMKLILDHQERSANERLDQWRRRADRWHSGAEQLELFGSQKKKVDKYARRIAEEQRLAESLAPTQQLVRPLLVIAPGKDQ